The proteins below are encoded in one region of Legionella antarctica:
- the lspD gene encoding GspD family T2SS secretin variant LspD: MRSIAILFLALFLSSFTYANDINISTVTKNGNTIFYLQAGAFNLEKDANLRQKELTGLINQDIKIKNLADKSLYLVQIGPINDYQTAIALKEKLSQKINHQKESLNNNQKSSLHVNQIPKKSEQPSALPPESKLWNLRNADIRAVITEVSRVTGKNFIIDPRVQGKVSIVSSTPMSNHALYQVFLSVLQVSGYAAIPNGDIIKIIPNIDAKTQSPDMVNMLRNPPRGDDMMVAVVPVHYVPSEQLVPVLRPLMPQWSSVSAYAPSNMLILSGRANNIRSLAKIIKQVDSSTSNGIDMVPLKHALAMDIANTLKDLVKTQPSLGSRSQITIAADDRSNAILVSGSKTDRIRLRMLILKLDRESSAGINSNTQVVYLHYLRAEDLVPILAGIAQANFSGNVGTTIGTITRPALDSTNPASSFAMGTSSSDGQSSPSGNITPLLAANPAATANTTSANTQNEGTTKPTVQIIAEPNTNSIIINAPASIIRILKTVISQLDIKPAQLLIEALVAEVNQVDINNLGIEWGSDQQTGDPRNFRPGFAIMNSKTKIADFQAQIYALARLQKANILSTPSVVVLDNRQAKILVGKQVSVATSSYPNNAGATTTASPFTTFNRVNVALHLYVRPQITHGQGIQLQIDQGNDTLDPSSTTDSDTNPTFRISSIVTSVHVESGDIVVLGGLTQDSLGNDNNRLPILGDIPGIGRLFQHNIRNRDKRVLMVFIKPIILRDKRDSLLVTGDKYHDVRQYQLDWIRSQEEYEQNNTQTVLPPWTQVPLPRPFNRPVTHLSEMTK, translated from the coding sequence ATGCGCTCTATAGCAATTTTATTTTTAGCCCTTTTTTTGTCTTCTTTCACTTATGCTAATGATATTAATATTTCCACCGTAACAAAAAATGGCAATACTATTTTTTATCTGCAGGCTGGAGCATTTAATTTAGAAAAAGATGCGAATTTACGTCAAAAAGAACTCACAGGACTTATAAACCAGGATATTAAAATTAAAAATCTGGCAGATAAGAGCCTTTACCTCGTTCAAATTGGTCCTATAAATGATTACCAAACTGCAATAGCGCTCAAAGAAAAACTCTCCCAAAAAATAAACCATCAAAAAGAGAGCTTAAATAATAATCAAAAGTCATCTCTGCATGTAAATCAGATTCCAAAAAAATCAGAACAGCCTTCTGCCCTTCCACCCGAAAGTAAATTGTGGAATTTGCGTAATGCTGATATTCGTGCAGTAATAACTGAGGTTTCCCGCGTTACTGGTAAAAATTTTATTATCGATCCACGTGTTCAAGGAAAAGTATCTATAGTCTCTTCTACACCGATGTCTAATCATGCACTTTATCAGGTTTTTCTCTCTGTTCTTCAGGTTTCGGGATATGCAGCTATTCCTAACGGCGACATCATCAAAATCATCCCTAATATTGACGCTAAAACCCAATCTCCTGACATGGTTAACATGCTGAGAAACCCTCCCCGGGGTGATGACATGATGGTTGCTGTGGTGCCAGTTCATTATGTCCCCTCGGAACAACTTGTACCGGTTCTTAGACCTCTAATGCCACAATGGAGTAGCGTTTCTGCCTATGCTCCATCTAATATGCTTATCCTGTCTGGACGTGCCAATAACATCCGAAGTCTTGCCAAGATCATTAAGCAAGTTGACAGCTCCACATCAAATGGCATTGATATGGTGCCTTTAAAACATGCTTTAGCCATGGATATTGCCAATACGCTAAAAGATCTGGTTAAGACACAACCCAGTCTGGGCAGTAGATCGCAAATTACCATTGCAGCGGATGACCGTTCTAACGCTATTTTAGTAAGTGGCAGTAAAACCGATAGAATCAGATTGCGAATGCTAATTTTAAAACTAGACAGAGAGAGCTCCGCGGGAATAAACAGCAATACTCAAGTTGTTTATCTACATTATCTTAGAGCGGAAGACTTAGTGCCTATCCTGGCCGGAATTGCCCAGGCAAATTTTAGTGGTAATGTAGGAACAACCATAGGGACAATTACCCGGCCTGCATTGGATAGCACTAATCCAGCATCAAGTTTTGCTATGGGCACCTCCTCCTCAGATGGACAAAGCTCCCCTTCAGGTAACATCACCCCACTACTCGCTGCAAATCCTGCGGCTACAGCAAACACGACCTCAGCTAATACACAAAATGAGGGCACGACGAAACCAACAGTTCAAATTATCGCTGAACCCAATACTAATTCGATTATTATTAATGCCCCTGCATCCATTATTCGCATTTTAAAAACAGTTATTTCTCAGTTGGATATTAAACCAGCACAACTATTAATTGAGGCCTTGGTGGCTGAAGTAAACCAAGTCGATATCAATAACCTGGGGATAGAATGGGGTTCAGATCAACAAACAGGTGATCCTAGAAACTTCAGACCCGGTTTTGCTATCATGAACAGCAAAACTAAAATTGCAGATTTTCAAGCTCAGATTTATGCCTTGGCTCGATTGCAAAAGGCAAATATTTTATCTACCCCATCTGTCGTTGTTCTTGATAACCGACAAGCCAAAATATTGGTTGGTAAACAAGTCTCCGTTGCCACATCAAGTTACCCAAACAATGCTGGCGCCACAACAACAGCGAGTCCTTTTACTACGTTTAACCGGGTCAATGTCGCCCTACATCTCTACGTGAGACCACAGATTACTCACGGACAAGGGATTCAACTGCAAATAGACCAGGGAAATGATACTTTAGACCCATCCAGTACTACAGACAGTGATACTAATCCCACTTTTAGAATTAGCAGCATAGTCACCTCAGTACATGTCGAAAGCGGGGATATCGTTGTCTTGGGAGGATTGACTCAGGATAGTCTTGGTAATGATAACAATCGCCTGCCAATACTTGGCGATATACCTGGAATAGGAAGACTATTTCAGCACAATATTCGCAACAGAGATAAGCGAGTACTCATGGTATTTATTAAACCGATAATTCTGCGTGATAAAAGAGATAGTTTACTTGTAACGGGTGATAAATATCACGATGTTCGTCAATACCAACTGGACTGGATCCGATCCCAAGAGGAGTACGAACAAAACAATACCCAAACAGTGCTGCCTCCATGGACCCAGGTGCCTTTGCCCAGACCATTTAATCGTCCAGTGACGCACTTATCTGAAATGACTAAATAG
- a CDS encoding Do family serine endopeptidase — MITRIKLFMSALLLLTVPYAYSAEEPVMPSLAPVLKNIMPAIVNVAVQGILPSDISSPGAANDDDERQNKRPKSASPEKGRKFESIGSGVVIDPKNGVIVTNDHVIRNANLITVTLQDGRRLKAHLIGSDSETDLAILKIDAKNLKSLVIGDSDKLEVGDFVVAIGNPFGLNSFGNSQSATFGIVSALKRSDLNIEGVENFIQTDAAINPGNSGGALVNAKGELIGINTAILSPYGGNVGIGFAIPINMVKDVTQQIIKFGSIHRGLMGIFVQHLTPELAQSMGYPEEFQGALVSQVNQNSPAELSGLKSGDIIVQIDNTKITQATQVKTTISLLRVGTTAKIMVQRDGKPLTLSAVVTDIKSHEQKLQSSNPFLYGLALRSFEQESPPHGNVIGVQVVGASESSAGWRAGIRPGDIIISANKVPVKDVKGLHTIAQEKKQELLVQVLRGPGALFLLII, encoded by the coding sequence ATGATTACTCGTATAAAATTATTCATGAGCGCCCTGCTGCTCTTGACGGTACCTTATGCTTACTCCGCTGAAGAGCCTGTAATGCCCAGCTTGGCTCCAGTTCTAAAAAATATAATGCCAGCCATTGTTAATGTTGCAGTACAGGGTATTCTCCCCAGCGACATTTCATCACCTGGAGCTGCTAATGATGACGATGAAAGACAAAATAAGCGCCCCAAAAGTGCATCCCCAGAAAAAGGCCGTAAATTTGAAAGTATCGGTTCAGGGGTTGTAATAGATCCTAAGAACGGGGTTATTGTTACGAATGATCATGTAATCCGTAATGCTAATTTAATTACTGTGACACTACAGGATGGCAGACGCTTAAAAGCCCACCTGATTGGCAGTGATAGTGAAACAGATCTTGCCATTCTAAAAATTGATGCTAAAAATTTAAAATCACTGGTTATAGGTGACTCAGACAAACTTGAAGTCGGTGACTTTGTAGTCGCTATTGGCAATCCTTTTGGTTTAAACAGTTTTGGTAACAGCCAGTCAGCGACTTTTGGCATCGTAAGTGCTTTAAAACGTAGTGATTTAAATATTGAAGGGGTGGAGAACTTCATTCAAACTGACGCGGCAATTAACCCGGGAAATTCTGGTGGTGCTTTAGTCAATGCTAAAGGAGAACTGATTGGTATTAATACAGCAATTCTTTCTCCCTATGGCGGTAACGTGGGAATAGGTTTTGCAATTCCCATTAATATGGTTAAAGACGTTACCCAACAAATAATAAAATTCGGCTCAATCCATAGAGGTTTAATGGGGATTTTTGTTCAGCATTTAACTCCTGAACTCGCCCAATCCATGGGATATCCTGAGGAATTCCAGGGAGCGCTTGTGTCTCAGGTAAATCAAAACTCACCTGCTGAACTTTCCGGCTTAAAATCTGGGGATATTATTGTCCAGATTGATAACACAAAAATAACTCAGGCAACTCAGGTTAAAACAACAATTAGTCTGTTAAGAGTAGGAACTACAGCCAAGATTATGGTTCAGCGTGATGGCAAGCCTTTAACTTTAAGTGCTGTTGTTACAGACATCAAATCACATGAACAAAAATTACAGTCAAGTAATCCATTCCTCTATGGATTAGCCCTGAGATCTTTTGAACAGGAATCACCTCCTCATGGTAATGTTATTGGAGTACAGGTCGTAGGTGCATCTGAGAGCAGTGCAGGATGGCGAGCAGGAATAAGACCTGGGGACATTATAATCTCTGCCAATAAAGTTCCAGTGAAAGATGTTAAAGGGTTGCACACTATTGCCCAAGAGAAAAAACAAGAATTGCTTGTTCAGGTGTTAAGAGGACCGGGCGCTTTATTCCTGTTAATTATCTAA
- the pgeF gene encoding peptidoglycan editing factor PgeF, with product MKTKLANWPAPENVTALSTSRYSGFSQPPYDLNNLGLHVGDNEIHVMQNRQQLTEALQLPCEPVWLEQTHSTTCVIAESDSNRNADAAISHSNSHPLIILTADCLPITLCNIQGTEIAAIHAGWKGLFNGIVENTIEKMNSPATDLLAWIGPAICQKCYEVGEEVYLAFTTKYPLSETAFVPNNAKWFANLPQIAEIVLNSKGIKAVSQSGLCTFELKNEFYSYRRESQTGRIGTLIWFNDQHQD from the coding sequence ATGAAGACTAAACTGGCAAATTGGCCTGCGCCTGAAAATGTAACCGCGCTGAGCACTAGCCGTTACTCAGGGTTTAGTCAGCCTCCCTATGATTTAAATAATCTCGGACTGCATGTTGGTGATAATGAAATCCACGTCATGCAAAACAGACAACAGTTAACAGAGGCTTTACAATTACCTTGCGAACCAGTATGGCTGGAACAAACTCATAGCACCACTTGTGTTATTGCCGAAAGTGATTCAAACAGAAATGCCGATGCTGCAATTAGCCATTCTAATTCACACCCGCTAATCATCCTTACAGCTGATTGTCTTCCAATAACGTTATGCAATATTCAAGGAACGGAAATTGCTGCGATTCATGCAGGATGGAAGGGATTATTTAACGGTATTGTTGAAAATACTATAGAAAAGATGAATAGCCCTGCAACGGATCTTTTGGCATGGATAGGGCCTGCCATCTGCCAAAAATGTTATGAAGTGGGAGAGGAAGTGTACTTGGCATTTACCACTAAATACCCATTAAGTGAAACTGCTTTTGTACCTAACAATGCAAAATGGTTTGCTAACTTACCTCAAATTGCTGAGATTGTACTTAATTCAAAAGGCATTAAGGCGGTGTCTCAGTCCGGTTTATGTACTTTTGAGTTAAAAAATGAGTTCTATTCCTATCGAAGAGAGTCACAAACAGGTAGAATAGGAACTTTAATATGGTTTAATGATCAACATCAGGATTAA
- the rluD gene encoding 23S rRNA pseudouridine(1911/1915/1917) synthase RluD, which yields MIAQLQKQITVPREYHSQRVDTVLAQLLSEYSRSQISNWIKTGAITLNNKPCKPKDKALGGDLIEINVDFVAIDVNFNSCEPEDIPLDVIFEDDEVLVLNKSAGLVVHPGAGNKEHTLVNALLHHAPDLKHLPRAGIIHRLDKDTTGLLIVAKSLTAHTSLIRQMQAREIQRHYITLVQGHVIAGGTIDTGFGRHPRNRLKMTVTGQGRQAITHYTVNKQYKDFTLLDVSLMTGRTHQIRVHLAYINHPVVGDQLYSGRMRFPANASDQLRTVLQQFKRQALHACSIAFYHPQTDEELTFAAPMPNDFKLLLDTMDHHYED from the coding sequence ATGATAGCCCAACTGCAAAAACAAATAACAGTACCCCGGGAATATCATAGTCAGCGGGTTGACACCGTACTTGCTCAGCTGCTATCCGAGTATTCGCGTTCACAGATCAGCAATTGGATTAAAACCGGTGCTATCACATTGAATAATAAGCCCTGTAAACCAAAGGATAAAGCCTTGGGCGGGGATCTTATTGAGATCAATGTCGACTTTGTTGCCATTGACGTTAATTTCAACTCATGTGAACCAGAAGATATTCCCCTGGATGTGATTTTTGAAGATGATGAAGTACTCGTTCTGAATAAGTCAGCAGGTTTGGTGGTACATCCTGGAGCAGGGAATAAAGAGCATACGCTGGTAAATGCCCTACTCCATCATGCACCAGATCTTAAACATTTACCCCGAGCAGGAATTATCCATCGGTTAGACAAAGATACTACCGGTTTATTAATCGTGGCTAAATCCCTGACCGCCCACACCTCATTAATCAGGCAAATGCAGGCTCGAGAAATTCAACGCCATTATATTACTTTAGTTCAAGGACATGTGATTGCTGGTGGCACAATAGACACTGGTTTTGGTAGACATCCCAGAAACAGGTTGAAGATGACCGTGACTGGACAAGGACGACAAGCGATTACCCATTATACCGTGAATAAACAATATAAAGACTTTACATTGCTGGATGTGAGTCTGATGACAGGTCGTACCCATCAAATCAGAGTACATTTAGCATACATCAATCATCCAGTAGTTGGAGATCAACTCTACAGTGGCCGTATGCGATTTCCAGCTAATGCCAGTGATCAACTAAGAACAGTATTGCAACAATTTAAACGACAAGCGCTGCATGCGTGCTCCATTGCATTTTATCATCCTCAAACAGATGAAGAACTAACCTTTGCAGCTCCCATGCCCAATGATTTCAAGTTACTTCTTGACACGATGGATCATCATTATGAAGACTAA
- the miaB gene encoding tRNA (N6-isopentenyl adenosine(37)-C2)-methylthiotransferase MiaB — protein sequence MAKKLYIKTNGCQMNEYDSSKMAEVLLESHGLIKTDQVEEADVILLNTCSIREKAQEKVFSQLGQWREYKKKNPHVVIGVGGCVASQEGADIIKRAPFVDIVFGPQTLHRLPALLNERLEKNKSVVDISFPEIEKFDHLPAPRAEGPTAFVSIMEGCSKYCSFCVVPYTRGEEISRPFDDVLAECYQLATQGVREINLLGQNVNDYRGPMEHGDTADLALLIHYIAAIDGIGRIRFTTSHPLAFSDNLINAYAEVPELANHLHLPVQSGSDRILGLMKRGYTALEFKSKIRKLRKIRPDIRLSTDIIIGFPGETDKDFQDTMDLVHEIGFDTSFSFIYSPRPGTPAASLADETPLDVKKQRLQILQNRLLLQASRYSQSMIGSTQRILVTGLSKKDSQQLAGRTECNRVVNFDGSPHLIGQFVIVQISDALPNSLRGRLIETEETQTA from the coding sequence ATGGCTAAAAAATTATATATTAAAACAAATGGCTGCCAGATGAATGAATATGATTCATCCAAAATGGCAGAAGTATTACTTGAATCTCATGGTTTGATTAAAACAGATCAGGTAGAAGAAGCCGATGTAATATTACTCAATACCTGTTCTATTCGTGAAAAAGCCCAGGAAAAAGTATTTTCACAGCTGGGACAATGGCGAGAGTACAAAAAGAAGAATCCCCATGTAGTGATTGGCGTTGGGGGTTGTGTAGCAAGTCAGGAAGGTGCGGATATTATCAAGAGGGCTCCTTTTGTAGATATCGTATTTGGCCCCCAAACCCTGCATAGGCTACCTGCTTTACTTAATGAGCGGCTTGAGAAGAACAAGTCTGTTGTGGATATCAGTTTCCCGGAAATCGAAAAATTCGATCATCTGCCCGCACCTCGAGCAGAAGGACCAACTGCTTTTGTATCTATCATGGAAGGTTGCAGCAAATATTGTAGCTTCTGCGTTGTCCCGTACACCCGCGGAGAAGAAATAAGCAGGCCTTTTGATGATGTTTTGGCCGAATGTTATCAACTTGCGACACAAGGGGTAAGAGAAATTAATTTACTCGGCCAAAACGTCAATGATTACCGTGGACCAATGGAACATGGTGACACAGCTGATTTGGCCTTGCTAATTCATTATATTGCGGCAATAGATGGAATAGGAAGAATTCGCTTTACCACATCTCATCCACTGGCTTTCTCGGATAACTTGATCAATGCCTACGCAGAGGTCCCTGAGTTAGCAAATCATTTACATTTACCAGTACAAAGTGGTTCAGATCGAATTTTAGGGTTAATGAAACGGGGTTATACTGCGTTGGAATTTAAATCTAAAATCCGAAAATTAAGAAAAATTCGCCCAGACATTCGCTTGTCAACTGATATCATTATAGGATTTCCAGGTGAAACTGATAAGGATTTCCAGGATACTATGGATTTAGTTCATGAAATTGGCTTTGATACTTCATTTAGCTTTATCTATAGTCCAAGACCAGGCACCCCAGCTGCCAGTCTGGCCGACGAGACCCCCTTAGATGTGAAAAAACAAAGACTGCAAATTTTACAAAACAGATTACTACTGCAGGCATCTCGCTATAGCCAATCGATGATAGGCAGCACTCAACGAATTTTAGTTACTGGACTTTCCAAAAAGGATAGCCAACAACTTGCTGGACGAACTGAATGTAATCGGGTTGTTAACTTTGATGGTTCACCCCATTTAATTGGACAATTTGTGATAGTTCAAATCAGTGATGCACTGCCAAATTCATTAAGAGGTCGTCTTATTGAAACTGAGGAGACGCAAACAGCCTAA
- a CDS encoding MFS transporter, producing MAHYNTQSELRQKSNIKSLIPWLVWGLGCLFYFYECLLQVSPSVMSNELMRDFSVTSQTLGILSGIYFYSYAAMQLPGGVLMDYFGPHRLLTLATVVCAVSTIAFGMTDNFFMACVARLMIGFGSAFAAVGAMKLAANWFPAQKFALLTGLMVTIGMMGAIGGEAPLALLIENFGWRHSMIIMGSVGLVLSGLIVLIVRDAPKNHTPLTHQHPLEEERLVPSFLALIKNRQLWLVALYGGLMYMATPVFCGLWGVPFLMNKMLIAKSTAANYVSLVFVGWAIASPLWGIFSNRIGLRKPPMYIGCVGALICSTLFIFAPITSAFPMQFLLLAFGIFSAGFLPAFTVAKELCNKKYVATGLSFMNMMNMVGIALAQPLIGFILDKMWQGEMTGTVRLYPLAAYHTALSILPLGMLIALFILPRIKETYCQSVY from the coding sequence ATGGCTCATTATAATACGCAGTCTGAATTAAGGCAAAAATCAAACATCAAATCATTAATACCTTGGCTGGTATGGGGGTTAGGCTGCTTATTTTATTTTTATGAATGTCTCTTGCAGGTATCACCCAGCGTGATGAGTAATGAATTAATGCGCGATTTTTCCGTTACCAGCCAAACTTTAGGTATTTTATCAGGTATTTACTTTTATTCTTATGCCGCCATGCAATTGCCTGGTGGTGTGTTAATGGATTATTTCGGACCTCATAGGCTGTTAACCCTGGCTACAGTTGTTTGCGCAGTCAGTACCATTGCATTTGGTATGACTGATAATTTTTTTATGGCCTGTGTCGCACGCCTCATGATTGGTTTTGGGTCAGCTTTTGCAGCTGTAGGCGCCATGAAATTAGCAGCGAATTGGTTTCCCGCACAAAAATTTGCCTTGTTAACCGGTTTAATGGTCACAATCGGCATGATGGGCGCAATTGGTGGCGAGGCTCCCTTAGCACTATTAATCGAAAATTTTGGTTGGCGCCACAGCATGATCATCATGGGATCTGTTGGTCTTGTTTTATCGGGATTAATTGTTTTAATAGTCCGAGATGCTCCCAAAAACCATACCCCGCTAACTCACCAACATCCTCTCGAAGAAGAACGCTTGGTGCCTAGTTTCCTTGCCCTGATAAAAAACAGGCAATTATGGCTGGTAGCTTTATATGGTGGTCTAATGTACATGGCAACACCTGTATTTTGTGGCCTTTGGGGTGTTCCCTTTCTGATGAATAAAATGCTCATTGCTAAATCTACAGCAGCGAACTATGTCTCATTGGTATTTGTAGGCTGGGCAATTGCCAGTCCTTTATGGGGAATATTTTCCAACCGTATCGGTTTACGTAAACCACCAATGTATATTGGCTGTGTCGGTGCTTTGATTTGCTCTACTCTGTTTATTTTTGCCCCGATTACATCTGCTTTCCCCATGCAGTTTCTCCTTTTGGCCTTTGGTATTTTCTCTGCCGGGTTTTTGCCCGCATTTACCGTAGCCAAAGAGTTATGTAATAAAAAATATGTTGCTACTGGTCTCAGTTTTATGAATATGATGAATATGGTAGGAATCGCTTTGGCCCAACCGCTTATTGGTTTTATTCTTGATAAAATGTGGCAAGGTGAAATGACTGGAACAGTCCGACTCTATCCACTGGCAGCATATCATACTGCTTTGTCAATTCTCCCTCTTGGGATGCTCATTGCATTATTTATTTTACCAAGAATCAAAGAAACCTATTGCCAAAGTGTTTATTAA
- a CDS encoding L,D-transpeptidase, whose protein sequence is MKKVIQSIIVLTFLILNTPLALAHSRFGETLCNVPDYFCMNIKSGESWEGLFPNVEERDIVRRINRMNISLRPGMTIAVPKNIDRLTIYDVSPFPRYIESDGEKTIYVSQKKLAWGAYDQDGELLWWGPISSGVSKCRVAGGCSTPTGSFRVIRKQDIECVSTVYPRRRNGESGGALMPYCMHFFRGYALHGSYEVPGYRASHGCVRMFIEDARWLNEEFIDVPGGGMRGTRVILDAPDER, encoded by the coding sequence ATGAAAAAAGTTATTCAATCAATCATAGTCTTAACCTTCCTCATATTAAATACTCCATTAGCTTTGGCTCATTCCCGATTTGGTGAAACCTTATGCAATGTACCGGATTATTTTTGTATGAACATTAAAAGTGGTGAATCATGGGAAGGTCTTTTTCCCAATGTTGAAGAAAGAGATATTGTCAGACGCATTAATCGAATGAATATCAGCCTTCGTCCTGGAATGACTATTGCTGTACCCAAAAATATTGATCGGCTAACTATTTACGACGTCTCACCATTCCCGCGATATATAGAATCAGATGGGGAAAAAACGATTTATGTCAGTCAAAAGAAATTAGCCTGGGGAGCTTATGATCAAGATGGCGAGTTACTTTGGTGGGGACCTATCTCTTCCGGGGTAAGCAAATGTAGAGTTGCTGGCGGCTGCAGCACTCCTACTGGATCGTTCCGAGTTATTAGAAAACAGGATATTGAATGTGTTTCTACCGTTTACCCTAGAAGGAGGAATGGTGAAAGCGGCGGTGCTCTAATGCCTTACTGCATGCATTTTTTCAGAGGGTATGCCCTACACGGAAGTTACGAAGTACCTGGGTACAGAGCAAGCCATGGATGTGTTAGGATGTTTATTGAAGATGCACGTTGGTTAAATGAGGAGTTTATTGATGTTCCAGGAGGAGGTATGCGAGGTACTCGCGTTATATTGGACGCCCCTGATGAGCGGTAA